Proteins encoded in a region of the Flavobacterium sp. MDT1-60 genome:
- a CDS encoding DUF418 domain-containing protein yields the protein MTNSYHPVEQSKRTAIVDILRGWAILGVAIGNYSDFLHIGVEHKINNSIISDILFYFNRYFFAAKSWTLLTLLFGYGFAILINNVATKGKNPVTFFAWRMILLFILAFINSSFWLGDILKDYAFLGLVMLLFYKSSAKTLSIICAVLVVTIPFVMAYVSGFKVEHPEITTNPEYLKLYYSGNWLDFFKFNLLASFYEQIIIPGYAITAHIVMLACMLFGFLLQKLDFFNRLNEQKKLLKKTLWISLVTAIIIGVGFNLMIFYKVAPLKIFHPLYWLVLSTMIFIATGICLLYSNGKLKTIFSYFSAGGKMTLTNYMTQNILAAFIFSGIGLGIGNTMPYWFYFTLAVFVFILQLFISKWWLSKYNYGPIEWLWRSASYWKLFPFKKTQSEVVTEIKTV from the coding sequence ATGACAAATTCTTATCATCCTGTCGAACAAAGCAAAAGAACTGCTATTGTCGACATTCTTCGCGGCTGGGCCATTCTGGGCGTAGCGATTGGCAATTATTCTGATTTTCTGCACATTGGTGTAGAGCACAAAATCAACAACAGTATTATATCAGATATACTATTTTATTTTAACCGTTATTTTTTCGCAGCGAAATCCTGGACCCTATTAACCCTTTTATTTGGCTATGGTTTTGCAATTTTAATTAATAATGTGGCGACCAAAGGAAAAAATCCTGTTACTTTTTTTGCCTGGCGAATGATTTTGCTTTTTATTTTGGCTTTTATCAATTCGTCGTTTTGGCTTGGCGATATTCTAAAAGACTATGCGTTTTTAGGACTTGTAATGCTGTTATTTTATAAAAGTTCAGCAAAAACATTAAGTATTATTTGTGCAGTTCTTGTTGTTACCATCCCTTTTGTAATGGCTTATGTAAGTGGCTTTAAAGTAGAACATCCTGAAATTACCACAAATCCGGAATACTTAAAACTGTATTATTCGGGGAACTGGCTGGACTTTTTTAAATTCAATTTACTGGCTTCTTTTTACGAACAAATCATTATTCCAGGTTATGCTATTACAGCGCATATTGTAATGTTGGCCTGCATGCTTTTTGGATTTTTACTTCAAAAACTAGATTTCTTTAATCGTCTAAACGAACAGAAAAAGTTATTAAAAAAAACACTTTGGATCAGTTTAGTTACGGCTATTATTATTGGTGTTGGTTTTAATTTAATGATTTTCTATAAGGTTGCTCCTCTTAAAATCTTTCATCCGCTTTATTGGTTAGTTTTGAGTACAATGATTTTTATTGCAACCGGAATTTGCCTGCTGTATAGCAATGGAAAATTAAAAACGATTTTCAGTTATTTTAGTGCTGGCGGTAAAATGACCTTAACCAATTATATGACTCAAAACATTCTGGCGGCTTTTATTTTTTCCGGAATTGGTTTAGGGATAGGCAATACGATGCCGTATTGGTTTTACTTTACATTGGCTGTTTTTGTTTTTATACTGCAATTATTTATCAGTAAATGGTGGCTTTCAAAATACAATTATGGTCCTATTGAGTGGCTGTGGAGATCTGCCAGTTACTGGAAATTATTTCCTTTTAAGAAAACACAATCTGAGGTTGTTACTGAAATAAAAACAGTATAA
- a CDS encoding M1 family metallopeptidase, translated as MRKIILLSFLSFGLNSAFAQSAPYWQQHVDYKMEVAMDVKNYQYKGKQELVYTNNSPDTLRKVFYHLFPNAFQPGSEMDARLHSIKDPDPRMVNKIKDADGKEVKQSRIETLKPNEIGFLKITNFKQDGVTAQTRTSSTILEVTLAKPILPNSKTTFTLDFEGQVPVQIRRSGRNNKEGVELSMSQWYPKLAEFDFEGWHADPYIAREFHGVWGDFDVKITIDKEYTIGGSGYLQDKNTIGHGYEDAGVTVVYPKKAKTLTWHFIAPNVHDFTWAADKEYTHDIVKGPNDVDLHFFYKNDPKTTGNWKQLEPLMVKVMDYYNHKVGPYPYKQYSFIQGGDGGMEYAMCTLMLGSGTLEGILGTATHELGHSWFQHILASNESKHPWMDEGFTTYIEDSALNELKGDKKEENPFKGNYAAYYSLVNSGKEQPQTTHGDRYDENRPYSISSYIKGSLFLAQLSYVIGQENLDATLKRYYNDFKFKHPTPNDIKRTAERVSGAELDWYLIDWTETANTIDYGIKDVADNAGKTTVTLERIGRMPMPIDLKVEYTDGTSETFYIPLRMMNFIKPNPNPSVKRTVLEDWAWAQSNYSFTIDKNKTAIKKITIDPSGLMADIKAANNVFEVK; from the coding sequence ATGCGAAAAATTATACTATTATCCTTTTTGAGTTTTGGTTTAAACTCAGCATTTGCACAAAGCGCCCCATATTGGCAACAACATGTTGACTACAAAATGGAGGTTGCTATGGATGTCAAAAACTATCAGTACAAGGGAAAACAAGAATTGGTGTACACTAATAACTCTCCTGATACTTTAAGAAAAGTATTTTATCATTTATTCCCTAATGCTTTTCAGCCAGGAAGTGAAATGGATGCACGTTTGCATTCTATAAAAGATCCTGATCCAAGGATGGTAAACAAAATTAAAGATGCTGATGGCAAAGAAGTAAAACAAAGCCGAATCGAAACTTTAAAACCAAACGAAATCGGGTTTCTAAAAATCACGAATTTCAAACAAGATGGTGTAACGGCCCAAACGAGAACTTCAAGTACAATTTTAGAAGTGACTTTGGCGAAACCAATTTTACCAAATTCTAAAACGACTTTTACTTTAGATTTCGAAGGACAGGTTCCGGTTCAAATTCGCCGTTCAGGACGTAATAATAAAGAAGGGGTCGAATTATCGATGTCACAATGGTATCCTAAATTAGCAGAATTTGATTTTGAAGGATGGCATGCGGATCCTTACATCGCAAGGGAATTCCACGGTGTTTGGGGAGATTTTGATGTAAAAATTACAATCGATAAAGAGTACACAATTGGTGGTTCAGGATATTTACAGGATAAAAACACAATCGGTCATGGTTATGAAGATGCAGGTGTAACTGTAGTGTATCCAAAAAAAGCAAAAACTTTGACATGGCATTTTATCGCGCCAAATGTTCATGATTTTACATGGGCTGCTGATAAAGAATATACACATGATATTGTAAAAGGACCAAATGATGTTGATTTGCATTTCTTCTACAAAAATGATCCTAAAACAACTGGAAACTGGAAACAATTAGAGCCTTTAATGGTAAAAGTAATGGATTATTATAACCATAAAGTTGGGCCATATCCGTACAAACAATATTCATTTATTCAGGGCGGAGATGGTGGAATGGAATACGCAATGTGTACTTTAATGTTAGGAAGTGGTACTCTTGAAGGAATTTTAGGAACGGCAACACACGAATTAGGACACTCTTGGTTCCAGCATATTTTGGCTTCAAATGAGTCAAAACACCCATGGATGGACGAAGGTTTTACGACTTATATCGAAGATAGTGCACTGAATGAATTGAAGGGCGACAAAAAAGAAGAAAATCCATTTAAAGGGAATTATGCGGCTTATTACAGTTTAGTAAACTCTGGGAAAGAGCAGCCGCAAACAACTCACGGTGATCGTTACGATGAAAATAGACCGTATAGCATTTCATCTTATATAAAAGGAAGTCTCTTTTTAGCGCAACTGTCCTATGTAATTGGTCAGGAAAATTTAGATGCTACCTTAAAAAGATATTATAACGATTTTAAATTCAAACATCCAACGCCAAATGATATCAAAAGAACAGCAGAGAGAGTTTCCGGAGCTGAATTGGATTGGTATTTAATTGACTGGACTGAAACGGCAAATACAATTGATTACGGAATTAAGGACGTTGCTGATAATGCAGGAAAAACAACGGTAACTTTAGAAAGAATTGGAAGAATGCCAATGCCAATCGATTTAAAAGTTGAATATACTGACGGAACTTCTGAGACTTTCTACATTCCATTAAGAATGATGAATTTCATCAAACCAAATCCAAATCCAAGTGTAAAAAGAACTGTTTTGGAGGATTGGGCATGGGCACAATCAAACTACAGTTTTACAATAGATAAAAACAAAACAGCAATCAAAAAAATCACGATTGATCCAAGCGGATTAATGGCTGATATAAAAGCTGCAAACAATGTTTTTGAAGTGAAATAA
- a CDS encoding S8 family peptidase: protein MSHIKPNSLSAFALLVLAGCSVTLQAQVSTPKTAITAPFAIVKKAPVTENELKRWSHLDLAKDTIAGMSVDKAYAELLQGKTGVKVIVGIVDSGVDIEHEDLKGMIWTNPKEIAGNGIDDDKNGFIDDVHGWNFLGDAVHENLEMTRVVKKGDDGSAAYKNALAQYTEKYEKALKDKQQVDFLLDVHNTIKKELNKTTYKLEDLSKITSTDSKVSQSKMIMTQIFTNAGPTFDPEAELEDYRKQVYDQLNYNLNKEFDGRKIVGDNPEDIKNNHYGNNVVFGPDKEEALHGTHVAGIIAQVRGNNLGGDGIANNVEILTVRAVPDGDEYDKDIALAIRYAVDNGAKVINGSFGKSFSPHKQWVYDALKYAKKKDVLIVHAAGNDGYNIDETKNINYPNDSEDNVKEFTDNVITIGAINKAYGENVVAPFSNFGKINVDVFAPGEEIYATVPNNKYKYLQGTSMASPNAAGVAALIRSYYPNLKASQVKQILMDSGVALPPKVVLGENPNPDAEPVAVSSTESSKTAKMVNAYNALLMAEKMSKK, encoded by the coding sequence ATGAGTCATATAAAACCAAATAGTTTATCTGCTTTTGCATTACTTGTTTTAGCAGGTTGTAGCGTAACCTTACAAGCGCAGGTATCAACTCCTAAAACAGCAATTACTGCCCCTTTTGCTATTGTAAAAAAAGCTCCGGTTACCGAAAATGAATTGAAAAGATGGAGTCATCTTGATCTGGCAAAAGATACCATTGCAGGAATGAGCGTTGATAAGGCTTACGCCGAATTATTACAAGGAAAAACTGGTGTAAAAGTAATCGTTGGTATTGTTGATTCAGGTGTTGATATTGAGCACGAAGATTTGAAAGGAATGATCTGGACAAATCCTAAAGAAATTGCAGGAAACGGAATTGATGACGATAAAAACGGTTTTATTGATGACGTTCACGGATGGAATTTCCTTGGTGATGCCGTACATGAAAATCTTGAAATGACACGTGTTGTTAAAAAAGGAGACGACGGCTCTGCAGCATATAAAAATGCTTTGGCACAGTATACTGAGAAATACGAAAAAGCCTTAAAAGATAAACAACAAGTAGATTTTTTATTAGATGTTCACAATACGATTAAAAAGGAATTAAATAAAACGACCTATAAACTGGAAGATTTAAGCAAGATCACTTCAACCGATTCGAAAGTTTCGCAAAGTAAAATGATCATGACTCAAATTTTCACCAATGCAGGTCCAACATTTGATCCTGAGGCAGAATTGGAAGATTATAGAAAACAAGTTTATGATCAGTTAAATTACAATTTAAACAAAGAATTTGACGGAAGAAAAATCGTAGGCGATAACCCTGAAGACATCAAAAATAACCATTACGGGAATAATGTCGTTTTTGGTCCGGATAAGGAAGAAGCACTTCACGGAACTCACGTAGCCGGAATTATTGCACAAGTTCGCGGTAATAATTTAGGTGGAGACGGAATTGCTAATAATGTTGAGATTTTAACGGTTAGAGCCGTGCCAGACGGAGACGAATATGATAAAGATATTGCATTGGCAATTCGTTATGCGGTAGATAATGGTGCAAAAGTTATTAACGGAAGTTTCGGAAAAAGCTTTTCTCCACACAAACAATGGGTGTATGACGCTTTAAAATATGCAAAGAAAAAGGATGTTTTAATTGTTCATGCGGCAGGTAATGACGGATATAATATTGATGAAACAAAAAACATTAATTATCCAAATGATTCTGAAGACAACGTAAAAGAGTTTACAGATAATGTGATTACAATTGGCGCAATCAATAAAGCGTACGGAGAAAATGTAGTTGCCCCATTTTCTAATTTTGGAAAAATCAATGTAGATGTTTTTGCTCCGGGTGAAGAGATTTATGCAACGGTTCCAAATAATAAATATAAATATTTGCAGGGAACTTCAATGGCTTCACCAAATGCTGCCGGAGTTGCTGCTTTAATTCGTTCTTATTATCCAAACTTGAAAGCTTCACAGGTAAAACAAATTCTAATGGATTCAGGAGTTGCACTTCCTCCAAAAGTAGTTTTGGGAGAAAACCCTAATCCAGATGCGGAACCAGTAGCAGTTTCATCGACAGAATCATCAAAAACAGCTAAAATGGTAAACGCTTATAATGCGTTATTAATGGCTGAAAAAATGTCGAAGAAATAA
- a CDS encoding T9SS type A sorting domain-containing protein: MKTKLLLLLLLANFSIYAQINLVQNSGFETWTGNIPQSWTVANSVISNADFASGQWSAKLSYTTVSPKITTQVPMKAGVTYTVKYKYKYIQSNYGGDHPIALNISKAGSSTTLSSSTFATNNLWTSKETTFTPDADLSYDLSFSTFSFDSATFYVLIDDVEVYVKGTEQYTLIPNVEFEKRLINLGLDSGATDGKVLTSNIAFVTSLDIDTNTVSDLTGIQDFIALKTLNCSNFQINQGLKGKLTKLDVTKNVNLTTLRCSDNELTSLDVSKNVLLTDLDFTNNKVTTIDLSKNTALSNLDCYYNSLTALDLSKNTALKFLDCYTNQITSLDVSKNILLQDLMCYGNQITALDLSKNTSLKRFNCYSNQLTTLNLKNGKNTLITSITLSGNPKLSCIIVDDVDYANTNWSKNKDADVPFYPFECSTITPILDPAFETKLIALGIDTDGKNGVVLNSSIAGITSLDVSGSSIINLSGLQGFTSLQTLNVSNNLLKKLDLSKNTAITILNCSQNSSLTCIQVANLTTAATWATTKDAIASFSLDCNFYTTIPDSKFEDKLIALKIDKDGKNGKVNTESIADLTSLDVSNSGITDLTGIQDFKSLKSLKCNGSSGSAGLTKLDISKNTQLTDLTCTYHQITAVDVSKNTLLKSLSVGMNKITAIDVSANTALTLFSVAGNQLTTIDVTKNTALETLALDMNKLSTVDVSQNTKLKTLYLSINALTSVDISKNTDLTYLYVSSNKLSTVDISKNTALEYLDISSNQLSTIDVTQNVNLNYARVYSNTLTTLDVTKNTLLKNLNCSNNKLSTLDVSKNTVLTDLDANTNLIAALNVSNNLSLAYLDLYGNPITSIDVTKNTALNYLSVSGTKITTLDLSKNVNLKTLYCPNNKLTNVNLKNGKNTLLTTVSFLLNPDLKCILVDDANYSAANWKNKDVTSYYSNIDCSLTTYIADSTFEDKLIALGIDTDGKNGVVLTANIKTITSLDVSNSSIKDLTGIEGFTALTNLNSSNNALTNLDLSKNAALNTLNTSNNASLTCIKVADVVLSNNWTVTKDAIASFSLDCRPYTQIPDLNFEKKLIALGIDTDGENGKILTSSISSLTSLSIANSAISDLTGIADFKALKTLTVSRNNLKSLDISKNSSLTNLNCDSNQLKNIDISKNVSLYTFSASNNLLTNLDITKNTDLSYLTISNNNLTTIDLSKNLKMWNLDINSNALTALDVSKNIQLYSLRCYFNQITTLDLSKNVALNEMLANNNKLVNVNIKNGKNTLLLAANNGGVRFMSNPNLTCIQVDDVNYSNTNWKNQKDASAVYSTDACPVNIAYTLIPDANFENKLIALGIDKDGKNGKVATASISSLTTVNVSNSGIADLTGIEDFASLNSLDCSKNQLTGIVLYSNKALTSLNCSNNQLSDINTTVNTLLAVLNFSSNNILTFDASKNLQLTALSASFNKLNTLDVSKNTALKQLDCAGNNMYNLNLKNGNNANMQNMIFGNFTENPNLLCIQVDDAAFSNNNWIAKDATANYSSAACAENLQYTSIPDPIFENELIESGIDKDGKNGKVLTASIRNITSLTAIDLVNKVTDLTGIEDFSSLVDLHIYHGAITKLDVSKNLKLKILDMADNKVSTLDLSKNTALETLSCGSNNLTQLIVANNTALTELSASNNQLTSIDVSKNKALTKLSLGTNQLTNIDITANTALTSFDIYKNKVTSIDVSKNTALTTLGVSDNLLSSIDLSKNTTLTTLSLSNNPWTSVDISKNTILSTLYVTNCQLTNIDLSSHIALKVLEIAKNKLTTLDLSKNTALTSVIATSNELTSLNLKNGKNTLLINGNVSFSSNPKLFCILVDDVNYANTNWLNRKDAIATYNTECTGELTLPANNFTVETKGESCLGENNGEISITAKTALDYTATINDKPYSFANNSLKVTALTPGVYKIKITVPNTIFEQNFNITIAKGATITGKSSITAKKVDVEITEGTAPFTVFVDGTEQFQTTDSNFSIALNEGGLIEVATAKACEGVYAKKIKTTEILGTVLSAYPNPTKGNFEIEIPTDKNEVVIELYNFGGQLVSRKSYVIENGTAKLSLENQPSGIYAAKIYLETPEYIKIIKK; encoded by the coding sequence ATGAAAACAAAACTACTCTTGTTGCTGTTACTGGCAAATTTTTCGATTTATGCGCAGATTAACTTAGTTCAGAATTCTGGATTTGAAACCTGGACCGGTAATATACCACAAAGTTGGACCGTTGCGAATTCTGTTATTTCAAATGCTGATTTTGCATCTGGACAGTGGAGTGCAAAATTATCATACACAACTGTGTCTCCTAAAATTACTACACAGGTTCCTATGAAGGCTGGTGTTACTTATACCGTAAAATATAAGTATAAATATATACAATCAAATTATGGCGGAGATCATCCAATTGCTTTGAATATTTCAAAAGCAGGAAGTTCAACGACTTTATCAAGCAGTACTTTTGCTACAAATAATTTGTGGACTTCAAAAGAAACTACTTTTACACCAGATGCAGATCTATCTTACGATTTGTCATTTTCTACTTTTAGCTTCGACAGTGCTACTTTCTATGTTTTAATTGATGATGTAGAAGTTTATGTTAAAGGTACCGAACAATACACTCTTATTCCAAATGTTGAGTTTGAAAAAAGATTAATTAATTTAGGACTTGATTCAGGTGCAACTGATGGTAAAGTTTTAACTTCAAATATTGCTTTTGTTACTTCATTAGACATAGATACAAACACAGTTTCAGATTTAACAGGAATACAAGATTTTATTGCTTTAAAAACTTTGAATTGCTCTAATTTTCAAATTAATCAGGGGCTAAAAGGAAAGCTGACAAAGCTTGATGTGACAAAAAATGTAAATTTGACCACCCTGCGTTGTAGTGATAATGAACTAACATCGCTGGATGTTTCTAAGAATGTTCTTTTGACAGATCTGGATTTTACGAATAATAAAGTTACAACAATTGATCTTTCTAAAAATACAGCTTTAAGCAATTTGGATTGTTATTATAATAGTTTAACAGCTCTTGACCTTTCTAAAAATACAGCTTTAAAATTTCTGGACTGTTATACCAATCAAATAACGTCTCTTGATGTTTCTAAAAACATATTATTACAGGATTTAATGTGTTATGGAAATCAAATAACAGCTTTGGATCTTTCAAAAAACACTTCTTTAAAACGCTTTAACTGTTATTCAAATCAGCTTACGACATTGAATTTGAAAAATGGAAAAAACACTTTAATAACAAGTATAACGCTTTCGGGAAATCCAAAACTTTCTTGTATTATTGTTGATGATGTGGACTATGCTAATACGAATTGGTCAAAAAATAAAGATGCTGATGTTCCTTTTTATCCTTTCGAATGTTCTACAATAACACCAATTTTAGATCCAGCATTTGAAACTAAATTAATTGCTTTAGGAATTGATACTGACGGAAAAAATGGTGTTGTACTAAATTCTAGTATTGCAGGCATTACTTCTTTAGATGTTTCAGGAAGTTCAATTATCAATTTGAGTGGTCTTCAAGGTTTTACTTCTTTACAAACTTTAAATGTTTCTAATAATTTATTAAAAAAATTAGACCTTTCGAAAAACACGGCAATTACGATTTTAAATTGTTCTCAAAATTCGTCTCTAACTTGTATTCAGGTTGCAAATTTAACGACTGCAGCAACCTGGGCCACAACGAAAGATGCAATAGCATCTTTTAGCTTAGATTGTAACTTTTATACCACTATTCCAGATTCTAAATTTGAAGATAAACTTATCGCTCTTAAAATCGATAAGGATGGAAAAAATGGAAAGGTAAATACTGAAAGTATTGCAGACCTGACATCATTGGATGTATCTAATAGTGGCATTACTGACTTAACTGGAATTCAGGATTTTAAAAGCTTAAAGTCTTTAAAATGCAATGGAAGCTCTGGAAGTGCAGGATTAACCAAATTGGATATTTCTAAAAACACGCAGTTAACTGATTTAACTTGTACTTATCATCAAATCACTGCTGTAGATGTGTCAAAAAATACCCTACTTAAATCATTGAGTGTCGGCATGAATAAAATCACTGCAATAGATGTTTCTGCAAACACTGCTTTAACTCTTTTTAGTGTTGCCGGAAATCAATTGACGACTATTGATGTAACCAAAAATACAGCATTGGAAACTCTTGCTTTAGACATGAACAAATTAAGCACTGTTGATGTTTCTCAAAATACAAAATTAAAAACCTTGTATTTATCTATTAATGCATTAACCTCTGTTGATATTTCAAAAAATACTGATTTGACTTATTTATATGTTAGTTCAAACAAACTTTCTACAGTTGATATTTCCAAAAATACAGCTTTAGAATATCTTGACATTTCTTCAAATCAATTAAGTACCATTGACGTTACTCAAAATGTTAATTTGAATTATGCACGTGTATATAGTAACACATTGACTACATTGGATGTAACCAAGAATACGCTTTTAAAGAATTTAAATTGCAGCAATAATAAATTAAGTACGCTTGATGTTTCTAAAAATACCGTTTTAACAGATTTAGATGCTAATACAAATTTAATAGCGGCTCTTAACGTTTCTAATAATCTTTCATTGGCATATCTAGATTTGTATGGAAATCCAATTACATCTATAGATGTTACTAAAAATACTGCACTTAATTATCTATCTGTTTCCGGCACTAAGATAACAACACTGGATCTTTCTAAAAATGTAAACTTAAAAACCTTGTATTGTCCCAACAACAAACTTACAAACGTAAATCTAAAAAATGGAAAAAACACTTTACTTACAACTGTTTCTTTTCTATTAAACCCAGATTTAAAATGTATTCTTGTTGATGATGCAAATTACTCTGCTGCAAATTGGAAAAATAAAGATGTAACTTCTTATTACTCTAATATAGATTGTTCGCTGACAACTTATATAGCCGATTCTACATTTGAAGATAAATTAATTGCTTTAGGTATTGACACTGATGGAAAAAATGGTGTTGTTTTAACGGCTAACATTAAAACAATTACTTCATTAGATGTATCTAACAGTTCTATTAAAGATTTGACTGGAATTGAAGGTTTTACAGCTCTGACTAATTTAAATTCTTCAAATAATGCTTTAACTAATTTAGATCTTTCTAAAAATGCGGCCTTAAATACTTTAAATACTTCTAATAATGCATCGCTAACTTGTATTAAAGTTGCTGATGTAGTGCTTTCTAACAATTGGACGGTTACAAAAGATGCTATTGCCAGCTTTAGTTTAGACTGTAGACCTTATACTCAAATTCCTGATCTTAACTTTGAGAAAAAACTAATAGCTTTAGGTATTGATACTGATGGGGAAAATGGAAAAATATTGACTTCAAGTATCTCCTCATTAACGAGCTTAAGTATTGCTAATAGCGCTATTTCTGATTTAACAGGAATTGCCGATTTTAAGGCTCTTAAAACTTTAACTGTTTCCAGGAATAATTTAAAATCACTAGATATTTCTAAAAATAGCAGTTTAACCAATTTAAATTGTGATTCAAATCAATTAAAAAACATTGATATCTCTAAAAATGTATCGCTATATACTTTTAGTGCTTCAAATAACTTATTAACTAATTTAGATATTACAAAAAATACTGACTTGAGTTATTTAACTATTTCAAACAATAACTTAACTACTATTGATCTTTCTAAAAACCTAAAAATGTGGAACCTAGATATTAATAGTAATGCATTAACAGCATTAGATGTCTCTAAGAACATACAATTATATTCCTTACGTTGTTATTTTAATCAAATAACAACATTAGATTTATCTAAAAATGTGGCTTTAAATGAAATGTTAGCCAACAACAATAAATTGGTAAATGTTAATATAAAAAATGGAAAAAACACACTCTTACTTGCCGCTAACAATGGAGGAGTGAGATTTATGAGCAATCCTAATTTAACCTGTATTCAGGTTGATGATGTAAACTACTCCAATACAAACTGGAAAAACCAGAAAGATGCATCAGCGGTTTATTCTACAGATGCGTGCCCGGTTAATATTGCTTATACCCTGATTCCAGATGCTAATTTTGAAAATAAATTAATTGCTCTTGGTATTGATAAAGATGGGAAAAATGGTAAAGTGGCTACTGCAAGCATTTCTTCTTTAACCACTGTAAATGTATCAAACAGCGGAATTGCAGACTTAACGGGAATAGAAGATTTTGCTTCACTGAATTCATTAGACTGCAGCAAAAATCAACTAACAGGCATTGTACTTTATAGCAATAAGGCGCTTACCAGTTTAAATTGCAGCAACAATCAGTTAAGTGATATAAATACTACAGTAAACACTCTTTTGGCTGTTTTAAACTTTAGCTCAAACAACATCCTAACTTTTGATGCTTCTAAAAATTTACAACTAACTGCATTAAGCGCGAGTTTTAATAAACTAAACACTTTAGATGTTTCTAAAAATACTGCTTTAAAACAGCTGGATTGTGCTGGTAATAATATGTACAATCTTAATTTGAAGAATGGGAACAATGCCAATATGCAAAATATGATTTTCGGGAATTTTACAGAAAACCCAAATCTGCTTTGTATTCAAGTTGATGATGCAGCATTTTCTAATAACAATTGGATTGCAAAAGATGCCACAGCAAACTATTCTTCTGCAGCATGTGCAGAAAATTTACAATACACATCGATTCCTGATCCAATTTTCGAGAATGAATTGATTGAAAGTGGTATTGATAAAGATGGTAAAAACGGGAAAGTTTTAACTGCCAGTATTAGAAATATAACAAGTTTAACCGCTATTGACCTTGTAAATAAAGTTACAGATTTAACAGGAATTGAAGATTTTTCTTCATTAGTAGATTTACATATTTATCATGGTGCAATCACTAAATTGGATGTATCAAAAAATCTGAAATTAAAAATTCTGGATATGGCCGATAATAAAGTTTCTACTTTAGACTTATCTAAAAATACAGCATTAGAAACTTTAAGCTGCGGTTCTAATAATTTAACCCAATTAATTGTCGCAAACAATACTGCTTTAACTGAGTTAAGTGCGTCAAACAATCAGCTTACAAGTATTGATGTTTCTAAAAATAAAGCGTTGACTAAGTTATCGCTTGGTACAAATCAATTAACAAATATTGATATTACCGCAAACACAGCATTAACTTCTTTTGATATTTACAAAAATAAAGTAACAAGTATAGATGTTTCTAAAAATACAGCATTGACTACTTTAGGTGTTTCTGATAATTTATTGTCAAGTATTGATCTTTCTAAGAATACTACGTTGACTACTTTAAGTCTTTCCAACAATCCTTGGACAAGTGTAGATATTTCAAAAAATACAATACTATCGACCTTATATGTTACGAATTGCCAATTAACCAATATCGATCTTAGTTCTCATATAGCGCTAAAAGTCTTAGAAATTGCTAAAAACAAATTGACAACTTTAGACCTTTCTAAAAACACTGCTTTAACTTCTGTAATTGCGACATCAAATGAATTGACAAGTTTAAATTTAAAAAACGGAAAAAATACTTTGCTGATAAATGGAAATGTATCATTTTCTTCAAATCCAAAATTATTTTGCATTCTGGTTGACGATGTAAATTATGCCAATACAAACTGGTTAAACAGAAAAGATGCTATCGCAACTTACAATACAGAATGTACAGGAGAATTAACTCTGCCTGCAAATAATTTTACTGTTGAAACTAAAGGTGAATCTTGTCTGGGTGAAAATAATGGAGAAATAAGCATTACTGCAAAAACAGCATTGGATTATACTGCTACTATAAATGACAAGCCGTATTCTTTTGCAAACAATAGTTTAAAAGTTACTGCCTTAACTCCTGGAGTTTATAAAATTAAAATTACGGTTCCTAATACGATTTTCGAACAAAACTTCAATATAACAATCGCAAAAGGTGCCACAATAACCGGAAAATCTAGTATAACAGCTAAAAAAGTAGATGTTGAAATTACGGAAGGAACTGCCCCATTTACAGTTTTTGTAGACGGTACAGAACAATTTCAAACAACTGATTCTAACTTTTCTATAGCACTTAACGAAGGTGGATTAATCGAAGTTGCAACTGCAAAAGCATGTGAAGGAGTTTATGCTAAAAAAATTAAAACAACTGAGATTTTAGGAACAGTTCTTTCTGCTTACCCGAATCCAACTAAAGGAAACTTTGAAATTGAAATACCAACCGACAAAAATGAAGTTGTAATTGAATTATACAATTTTGGTGGTCAATTAGTTTCTCGCAAATCGTATGTTATCGAAAATGGAACGGCAAAATTAAGTCTTGAAAATCAACCTTCAGGAATTTATGCAGCCAAAATCTATTTAGAAACTCCAGAATATATTAAAATCATAAAAAAATAA